In Fodinicola acaciae, the following proteins share a genomic window:
- a CDS encoding PrgI family protein gives MSQPDPYGSTRLPADVDRPDTLMFGLTGRQLAVLAIAGMGLWGLWMLASRHLPMWLLGGITLPAGAAALALVVGRRDGLTLDQWLLAAARHRLRRRHLTPAGSTPSEAAPGWVNVAQHSDSAGVRPAAAGLLRMPVRDVADAGVIDLGRDGYAIITAASTVNFQLRTAAEQDGLVAGFAGWLNALDAPAQIVVRTHRLDLAGVADRIEATAPALAHPALEAAARGHATFVRELAQRHELLHRGVLVAVRQPGTGPAAAARVTHTAARTASALAGCEVTAQVLDGARAARVIAEAADPYRPYQDGTDNSAGYASADAIITAATGPAACASPPAAYRR, from the coding sequence ATGAGCCAACCCGACCCGTACGGCAGCACCCGCCTTCCAGCCGATGTGGACCGCCCCGACACGCTCATGTTCGGACTGACCGGCCGCCAACTCGCGGTCCTGGCGATCGCCGGGATGGGGCTGTGGGGGCTATGGATGCTCGCCTCCAGGCACCTGCCGATGTGGCTACTCGGTGGGATCACACTTCCCGCCGGCGCCGCCGCTCTCGCGCTGGTCGTCGGTCGCCGCGACGGCCTGACCCTGGACCAGTGGCTGCTGGCAGCCGCCCGACACCGGCTGCGGCGTCGCCATCTCACCCCGGCGGGCAGCACGCCCTCGGAAGCAGCGCCGGGCTGGGTGAATGTCGCCCAACACTCTGACTCGGCAGGCGTACGGCCGGCAGCTGCCGGGCTACTGCGGATGCCGGTACGAGATGTCGCCGACGCCGGCGTGATCGATCTCGGCCGCGACGGGTACGCGATCATCACCGCCGCATCCACCGTCAACTTCCAGCTGCGCACCGCGGCCGAGCAGGACGGGTTGGTGGCCGGGTTCGCCGGCTGGCTGAACGCGCTCGACGCGCCAGCGCAGATCGTGGTGCGTACCCACCGGCTCGACCTGGCCGGTGTCGCCGACCGCATCGAGGCCACCGCGCCGGCGCTCGCGCACCCGGCGTTGGAGGCCGCGGCGCGTGGCCACGCCACGTTCGTCCGGGAGTTGGCGCAGCGGCACGAGTTACTGCACCGCGGCGTCCTGGTCGCCGTTCGCCAACCAGGCACCGGTCCGGCCGCCGCCGCCCGTGTCACGCACACCGCCGCCCGCACTGCCAGCGCGCTGGCCGGGTGCGAAGTCACCGCCCAGGTATTGGACGGAGCGCGGGCGGCGCGGGTGATCGCCGAGGCCGCCGACCCCTACCGGCCGTACCAGGACGGGACCGACAACAGCGCTGGATACGCGAGTGCCGACGCCATCATCACCGCCGCAACCGGGCCAGCGGCGTGCGCGTCGCCTCCGGCGGCTTACAGGAGGTGA